One genomic segment of Rhodospirillales bacterium includes these proteins:
- a CDS encoding nitrile hydratase subunit beta, which yields MLEAISSRGRVWEDLAEQYGVTNPDPPWKITLDATCDLLAAGSCVLPVLERRAEEDDLSATNYADIPFPERQLLALAHSLIRRGLLDEDELARRMEEVNRRLNS from the coding sequence CTGCTCGAGGCGATCAGCAGTCGCGGGAGGGTGTGGGAGGATTTGGCCGAGCAATACGGCGTGACTAACCCCGACCCGCCCTGGAAGATTACCCTGGATGCGACGTGTGATCTGCTCGCCGCCGGCTCCTGCGTGCTGCCCGTGCTCGAACGTCGCGCCGAAGAGGACGATCTCTCCGCGACGAATTACGCGGACATCCCCTTCCCGGAGCGACAGCTTCTGGCGCTGGCGCACTCGTTGATCCGGCGAGGGCTGTTGGACGAGGACGAACTCGCGCGACGAATGGAAGAGGTCAACCGGCGTCTCAACAGCTGA
- the glcF gene encoding glycolate oxidase subunit GlcF: protein MQTFFTAERLADPAIAHADEELRACLQCGYCLATCPTYQVTGDELDSPRGRTKLIKEMLESERPPDDRTVAHIDRCLSCLACMSSCPSRVHYMHLVDLARVHIEGNYRRPLFDRLVRWTLARILPHPRRFRAAMRGGRWARGLAFALPARLRAMVELAPHVLPPPSPNDRPQVFPAEGPRRRRVALLTGCAQQALNTAINDAALRILRRHGCEVVVAAGAGCCGALTYHMGRSGDGRAAAVRNIRAWMAEVNGDGLDAVAVTAGGCGTMVKDYGFMFRNEAIAADAAKISALAKDISELLTEIGLVYKTKPGLRVAYHTACSLQHGQHFRFGPKKLLRAAGFSVIEPNDPHMCCGSGGTYNLLQPEMSRRLRELKVRSLERGSPDAIVAGSIGCMMQIGSGTRLPVIHTVELLDWATGGPIPPALDGLVRTVVAAE, encoded by the coding sequence ATGCAAACCTTCTTCACCGCCGAACGGTTGGCCGATCCGGCCATCGCCCACGCCGACGAAGAGCTGCGCGCCTGCCTGCAATGCGGCTATTGCCTGGCCACCTGTCCGACCTATCAGGTGACGGGCGACGAGCTCGACAGCCCGCGCGGACGGACCAAGCTGATCAAGGAAATGCTGGAAAGCGAGCGGCCGCCGGACGATCGGACGGTCGCGCACATCGACCGCTGCCTGTCGTGCCTCGCCTGCATGTCGAGCTGTCCGTCCCGGGTGCACTACATGCATTTGGTGGACCTCGCCCGGGTCCACATCGAGGGCAATTACCGGCGTCCGCTGTTTGACCGGTTGGTGCGTTGGACACTGGCGCGCATCCTGCCCCATCCGAGGCGGTTCCGCGCGGCGATGCGAGGCGGGCGGTGGGCACGGGGGTTGGCCTTCGCCCTGCCCGCGAGGCTGCGCGCGATGGTCGAATTGGCACCCCACGTTCTGCCGCCGCCCAGCCCGAACGACCGTCCGCAGGTTTTCCCGGCCGAAGGCCCGCGCCGCCGCCGCGTGGCGCTGTTGACCGGGTGCGCGCAACAGGCCCTGAACACGGCCATCAACGACGCAGCCCTCCGCATTCTCAGGCGGCATGGCTGCGAAGTCGTGGTCGCGGCGGGCGCCGGCTGTTGCGGGGCGCTCACCTACCACATGGGCCGCTCGGGGGACGGCCGAGCGGCCGCCGTTCGGAATATCCGCGCCTGGATGGCGGAAGTGAACGGCGACGGACTGGACGCGGTCGCCGTCACCGCGGGCGGCTGCGGCACCATGGTCAAGGACTACGGTTTCATGTTCCGCAACGAGGCCATCGCCGCGGATGCGGCGAAAATTTCCGCCCTCGCCAAGGATATTTCCGAACTGTTGACGGAGATCGGGTTGGTCTACAAAACAAAGCCCGGGTTGCGCGTCGCCTATCACACCGCCTGCTCGCTGCAGCACGGGCAACATTTCCGGTTCGGGCCCAAGAAACTGCTGCGCGCCGCCGGATTTTCCGTGATCGAACCCAACGATCCGCACATGTGCTGCGGCTCCGGGGGAACCTACAACCTGCTGCAACCGGAAATGTCGCGCCGATTGCGGGAACTCAAGGTGCGGTCGCTGGAACGGGGTTCGCCCGACGCGATCGTCGCGGGCAGCATCGGATGCATGATGCAAATCGGCTCCGGCACCCGTTTGCCGGTGATCCACACCGTTGAACTGCTCGATTGGGCGACCGGCGGGCCGATTCCGCCCGCTCTCGATGGTCTCGTCAGGACGGTCGTGGCGGCGGAATAG
- a CDS encoding ABC transporter permease, translating to MGEVNLGGQPAPGGAAPVTSLKPRLKDAGRRLFNWVAGLAILFALWWFGAYLIYINPATTNFASFGPIPTFEAFPVLWKQGKIQAAVMTSGERLGLGLLIAIAVGVPIGILLGRSKRFRELSNSPFQLLRMISPLSWEPIAIIAFASWNGAIVFLIAIASVWPIVFATAAGLAKVDPAWFKVARNLGAKPWHMVKEIILPAILFDILTGIRLALGVGWIVLVPAEFLGVTSGLGYSIADARETLSYNHLSAMVLIIGVMGYILDSTCALLIKYGSYHRSE from the coding sequence ATGGGCGAGGTAAACCTCGGGGGGCAGCCCGCGCCGGGCGGCGCTGCCCCCGTCACCTCGCTCAAACCTCGTTTGAAGGACGCGGGGCGGCGCCTGTTCAATTGGGTCGCGGGCCTGGCGATTTTGTTCGCGCTGTGGTGGTTCGGCGCTTACCTGATCTACATTAATCCCGCCACCACCAACTTCGCCAGCTTCGGCCCGATCCCGACGTTCGAGGCGTTCCCGGTCCTGTGGAAGCAGGGCAAGATTCAGGCCGCCGTGATGACCAGCGGCGAGCGCCTCGGTCTCGGGCTTCTTATCGCCATTGCCGTCGGTGTGCCGATCGGCATCCTGCTCGGGCGCAGCAAGCGCTTTCGCGAACTGAGCAATTCGCCGTTCCAGTTGCTGCGCATGATCAGCCCGTTGTCGTGGGAACCGATCGCGATCATCGCGTTCGCGAGTTGGAACGGTGCGATCGTCTTCCTGATCGCCATCGCGTCAGTATGGCCGATCGTGTTCGCGACGGCGGCTGGTCTGGCCAAGGTGGATCCGGCCTGGTTCAAGGTTGCGCGCAATCTCGGCGCCAAACCCTGGCACATGGTCAAGGAGATCATCCTGCCGGCGATCTTGTTCGATATCCTGACCGGCATTCGTCTCGCCCTGGGTGTGGGCTGGATCGTGCTGGTGCCGGCGGAATTTCTCGGCGTCACGTCGGGCCTCGGCTACTCCATCGCCGACGCGCGCGAAACGCTCTCCTACAATCACCTCAGCGCGATGGTGCTGATCATCGGGGTCATGGGCTACATTCTCGACAGCACATGCGCGTTGCTGATCAAGTACGGCAGCTACCACCGCTCGGAGTGA
- a CDS encoding CbtB-domain containing protein, protein MTEHVSAATAPRVVAGSTTISKPIQLAGAFLFGMVMLFGAGFVQTAEVHNAAHDARHAIGFPCH, encoded by the coding sequence ATGACCGAACATGTTTCAGCCGCCACCGCGCCGCGCGTCGTCGCCGGTTCGACCACGATTTCGAAACCGATCCAACTTGCGGGCGCCTTCCTGTTCGGGATGGTTATGCTCTTCGGCGCGGGCTTCGTGCAGACGGCCGAGGTGCACAACGCCGCCCACGACGCGCGGCATGCCATCGGCTTTCCCTGCCATTAA
- a CDS encoding sulfurtransferase TusA family protein has product MSEIKTIDARNTFCPGPLMELITYMKQASVGDTLELLSTDDGSATDVPMWVKKCGHEMIGSEKKGEVWHLTVRKAK; this is encoded by the coding sequence ATGAGCGAAATCAAGACCATCGACGCGCGCAACACGTTCTGTCCCGGTCCGCTCATGGAGCTGATCACCTATATGAAGCAGGCGAGCGTCGGCGATACGCTCGAATTGCTGTCGACCGACGACGGCTCGGCGACCGACGTGCCGATGTGGGTCAAGAAGTGCGGCCACGAGATGATCGGATCCGAAAAGAAGGGCGAAGTCTGGCACTTGACCGTGCGCAAGGCGAAATAA
- a CDS encoding NAD(P)/FAD-dependent oxidoreductase — translation MRILVVGGGTGGTIVANNLARRLVAGTSSGKVKITMLSASDRHMYQPGLLYVAFGQMMPDELYRDQASLLEPNIDFYVDPVEKFDLDRNSVTTKNGRTYEYDILVIATGSRMMPHLVSGMVEGAEFFYTEESALKMFRRLREFQGGRVAITVGVPHKCPIAPVEVTFSLHDYFKARGIRDKVKIKYHYPINRIHSIENVAKWATPEFDRMGVEYETLFNVKEVDPKKKIVRSEEGTEYEYDLLIAIPEHRGMEVIEKHKFGVGGWIPTNRHQLTMEGRDNVFVLGDTTNLPVSKTGSAAHFQAEVVADNIASIVKIGAPVREYDGKVYCFIEAGHDRATYAMFNYLNPPDLKPANKSMHWFKMSYNQMYWTSVRGLL, via the coding sequence TTGAGAATTTTAGTCGTGGGGGGAGGGACGGGCGGTACCATCGTGGCCAACAACTTGGCGCGGCGGTTGGTGGCGGGAACCAGCTCCGGCAAGGTGAAGATCACCATGCTGTCGGCGTCCGACCGGCACATGTACCAGCCGGGCCTGCTCTACGTCGCGTTCGGGCAGATGATGCCGGACGAACTGTACCGCGACCAGGCGAGCCTGCTCGAGCCCAACATCGACTTTTACGTCGATCCGGTCGAGAAATTCGACCTCGACCGCAACAGCGTGACCACCAAGAACGGCAGGACCTACGAATACGATATTCTCGTCATCGCGACCGGAAGCCGCATGATGCCGCACCTGGTCTCCGGCATGGTCGAAGGCGCCGAGTTTTTCTACACCGAGGAATCCGCGCTCAAGATGTTCAGGCGCTTGCGCGAATTCCAGGGCGGACGGGTGGCCATTACCGTTGGCGTTCCGCACAAGTGTCCGATCGCGCCGGTCGAGGTCACCTTCTCGCTGCACGACTACTTCAAGGCGCGCGGCATTCGGGACAAGGTCAAGATCAAGTACCATTATCCGATCAACCGCATCCACAGCATCGAAAACGTCGCCAAGTGGGCCACGCCCGAGTTCGACCGCATGGGCGTCGAATACGAGACGCTGTTCAACGTCAAGGAAGTCGACCCGAAAAAGAAGATCGTCCGCAGCGAGGAAGGCACCGAATACGAGTACGATCTGCTCATCGCCATCCCCGAGCATCGCGGCATGGAGGTGATCGAAAAGCACAAGTTCGGCGTCGGCGGCTGGATTCCGACCAACCGCCATCAACTCACCATGGAAGGCCGCGACAACGTCTTCGTGCTCGGCGACACCACCAACCTGCCGGTCAGCAAGACCGGCTCGGCCGCCCACTTCCAGGCCGAGGTAGTCGCCGACAACATCGCCTCGATCGTCAAGATCGGCGCCCCGGTCCGCGAATACGACGGCAAGGTCTACTGCTTCATCGAGGCCGGCCACGACCGCGCGACTTACGCCATGTTCAACTATCTCAACCCGCCCGATCTCAAGCCCGCGAACAAGTCGATGCACTGGTTCAAAATGTCCTACAACCAGATGTATTGGACCAGCGTCCGTGGCTTACTCTGA
- a CDS encoding ABC transporter substrate-binding protein: MKSLYDKHGDGINDPNLYIEYDPLFEGVLGTGINRRDLLAAGGLAALSGSLPMPSFAQEKKFNPVVKICYIPITDAAALLIAHELGLFKKEGLESEAPTLIRGWSPLVEAFAAHRYNLTHMLIPIPIWMRYNNKYPIKITAWDHTNGSAIVVSEKSGIKTPKDFGGKQFAVPFWYSIHNIVSQRIMKAAGIKPVIKPQDAKLAPDECNYVVLQPPAMPPALAAGTIDGYCVAEPFNALGELKAGGRVLRFTGDVWKGHPCCVVVMHEADAMDPDRAAWAQAVHNAVIAAQIVLAENRQEMADLMSADGKNYLPFPKEVVRRAMMFYDPAYYKNPQAIKHPEWGQGRINFQGWPFRSATELVTKDLKETVITGDARFLETLTPQHVANDLVNYNFVKKALEANPKWRNDLSVPQSGDPFTRVETFQL; encoded by the coding sequence ATGAAATCGCTTTATGACAAGCACGGCGACGGCATCAACGACCCTAATCTGTACATCGAATACGATCCTCTGTTCGAAGGCGTACTGGGCACGGGCATCAACCGGCGCGATCTGCTGGCGGCGGGCGGTCTGGCCGCGCTGAGCGGCAGCCTGCCGATGCCGTCCTTCGCCCAGGAGAAGAAATTCAATCCGGTGGTCAAGATTTGCTACATCCCGATCACCGACGCGGCGGCCCTGCTGATTGCGCATGAACTGGGGCTGTTCAAGAAAGAAGGTCTCGAATCCGAGGCGCCGACGCTGATCCGCGGCTGGTCGCCGCTGGTCGAGGCTTTCGCGGCGCACCGCTACAATCTGACCCACATGCTGATTCCGATCCCGATCTGGATGCGCTACAACAACAAGTATCCGATCAAGATCACGGCGTGGGATCACACCAACGGTTCCGCCATTGTCGTCAGTGAAAAGAGCGGCATTAAGACTCCGAAGGATTTCGGCGGCAAGCAGTTCGCGGTGCCATTCTGGTACTCGATCCACAACATCGTTTCGCAGCGGATCATGAAGGCCGCCGGCATCAAGCCGGTGATCAAGCCGCAAGACGCGAAGCTGGCTCCGGATGAGTGCAACTACGTGGTCCTGCAGCCCCCGGCGATGCCGCCCGCGCTCGCGGCCGGCACCATCGACGGCTATTGCGTGGCCGAACCGTTCAACGCGCTCGGCGAACTCAAGGCCGGCGGCCGGGTGTTGCGCTTCACCGGCGACGTCTGGAAGGGCCATCCCTGCTGCGTCGTGGTCATGCACGAGGCCGACGCCATGGACCCGGATCGCGCGGCCTGGGCGCAGGCCGTGCACAACGCCGTCATCGCGGCGCAGATCGTTCTCGCCGAAAACCGGCAGGAAATGGCGGACCTGATGTCGGCCGACGGCAAGAACTACCTGCCGTTCCCGAAGGAAGTAGTCCGCCGCGCGATGATGTTCTATGACCCGGCCTACTATAAGAATCCGCAGGCCATCAAGCATCCGGAATGGGGTCAGGGCCGGATTAACTTCCAGGGCTGGCCGTTCCGGTCCGCGACCGAATTGGTGACCAAGGATCTGAAGGAGACGGTGATCACGGGCGACGCGCGCTTCCTCGAGACTCTCACTCCTCAGCACGTCGCCAACGATCTCGTCAATTATAACTTCGTCAAGAAGGCGCTGGAAGCAAATCCGAAATGGCGGAATGACTTGAGCGTTCCGCAATCGGGCGATCCCTTCACCCGCGTGGAGACGTTCCAACTGTGA
- a CDS encoding CbtB-domain containing protein, producing MTQPIATAPRIAAGSTTVATSKQIAGAFLLGMVMLFGAGFVQTAEVHNAAHDARHSIGFPCH from the coding sequence ATGACACAACCGATTGCCACCGCCCCGCGCATCGCCGCGGGCTCGACCACGGTCGCGACATCGAAGCAGATCGCCGGCGCCTTCCTGCTCGGGATGGTGATGCTGTTCGGCGCGGGCTTCGTGCAGACGGCGGAGGTCCACAACGCCGCCCACGACGCGCGCCATTCCATCGGCTTCCCTTGCCACTGA
- the scnC gene encoding thiocyanate hydrolase subunit gamma encodes MSDKHEPAPMVNEVSDFEVLEMAVRELAIEKGLFSAEDHRRWTEYVHTLGPLPAARLVAKAWLDPAYKKLAVTDGVKASLQVGVDWINSPPTGFGTPSDYCALRVLEDTPKLKHVVVCTLCSCYPRPILGQSPEWYRTPNYRRRLVRWPRQVLAEFGLQLDPDVEIRVADSNQKTRYIVLPVRPAGTEGWTEDQLTAIVTRDCLIGVAVPKPGVTANAKRPVRPAVHPVHHSH; translated from the coding sequence ATGTCAGATAAACACGAACCCGCGCCGATGGTTAATGAAGTCAGCGACTTCGAGGTGCTCGAAATGGCCGTGCGCGAACTGGCCATTGAGAAAGGGCTTTTCTCCGCCGAGGACCATCGGCGCTGGACGGAATACGTCCACACCCTCGGTCCCCTGCCCGCGGCGCGCCTGGTCGCCAAGGCGTGGCTGGATCCCGCGTACAAGAAGCTGGCGGTGACCGACGGGGTCAAGGCCAGCCTGCAAGTCGGCGTCGACTGGATCAACAGCCCGCCGACCGGCTTCGGCACTCCAAGCGACTACTGCGCCCTGCGCGTGCTCGAAGACACACCCAAGCTGAAGCACGTGGTGGTATGCACGCTCTGCTCGTGCTATCCGCGGCCGATCCTCGGCCAGTCGCCGGAGTGGTATCGAACCCCGAATTACCGCCGCCGCCTGGTGCGCTGGCCGCGTCAGGTGCTTGCGGAATTCGGCCTGCAACTGGACCCGGACGTGGAAATTCGGGTCGCGGACTCCAACCAGAAGACCCGTTACATCGTGCTGCCGGTGAGACCCGCCGGTACGGAAGGCTGGACCGAGGACCAGTTGACCGCGATCGTGACGCGGGATTGCCTGATCGGCGTGGCGGTGCCGAAACCCGGGGTCACGGCGAATGCCAAGCGCCCCGTGCGCCCCGCGGTACACCCGGTGCATCACAGTCACTGA
- a CDS encoding ABC transporter ATP-binding protein codes for MTIRGVEIKIRNLTHRYSSKAPLTFERVDIEAKRGEALVIIGRSGCGKSTLLHILAGLMRSSDGTIHLDSERVTGPSPRWVMMFQAPHLFPWMTVERNVGIGLRFGGWPKNEIRERVAKAISLVHLDEFAANNVQDLSGGQQQRVALARSLVMEPELLLLDEPFSALDAFTRAALQKDVRSIAKELGINLVMVTHDIDEAVIMADRALVMAGKPGKIVHDMTINLPDPRDRLDPAVQALRARLMQIFHDATHGPGSGKAVDNNNQSETVVGAPPPARLRR; via the coding sequence GTGACCATCCGCGGCGTGGAAATCAAGATACGGAATTTGACTCATCGATACTCCTCGAAGGCGCCGCTGACGTTCGAGCGGGTCGATATCGAGGCCAAGCGCGGCGAAGCGCTGGTCATCATCGGCCGCTCCGGTTGCGGCAAGTCGACTTTGCTGCACATTCTTGCCGGTCTGATGCGTTCGTCGGATGGCACGATCCATCTCGACAGCGAGCGCGTCACCGGCCCGTCGCCGCGTTGGGTGATGATGTTCCAGGCGCCGCACCTTTTTCCCTGGATGACGGTGGAGCGCAACGTCGGCATCGGCCTCCGTTTTGGCGGTTGGCCCAAGAACGAAATCCGCGAGCGTGTTGCCAAGGCCATCAGCCTGGTCCATCTCGACGAATTCGCCGCCAACAACGTGCAAGACCTGTCCGGCGGCCAGCAGCAGCGCGTCGCGCTCGCCCGCTCGCTGGTGATGGAGCCGGAACTGCTTCTGCTCGACGAGCCGTTCTCGGCCCTCGATGCCTTCACCCGCGCCGCCCTGCAGAAGGACGTGCGCTCGATCGCCAAGGAGCTGGGCATCAACTTGGTGATGGTCACCCACGATATCGACGAAGCGGTCATCATGGCCGACCGCGCCCTGGTGATGGCGGGCAAGCCCGGCAAGATCGTCCACGACATGACGATCAATCTTCCCGATCCGCGCGACCGTCTCGATCCGGCCGTGCAGGCCCTGCGCGCGCGCCTGATGCAAATTTTCCACGACGCGACCCACGGCCCCGGTTCCGGCAAGGCCGTGGACAACAACAACCAGTCCGAAACCGTAGTAGGGGCGCCTCCCCCCGCGCGCCTGAGGCGATAG